The sequence AGGGGTTTATTGATAGTTAGGCCTGTAGaagtttagtttaaaaacaaaggagATGTAATGACCCTTTAACATAAAGGAACTCTGATAGCTAAACAAAAgctctcaccaccaccaccccccgcgTTTTCAGCTGTAGGTAAAGGAATTAAGGACCACCATGTTAAGattgctggggggggagggggaggaggagaatagGACTGGGGTGCAGGTATGCTGTGACTGAACAGAAGATATGGCAATAGTAGAACACAGTGGGGCACCAGAGCTGGAacattttggggggtggagggaacccaccaataaaccaaaataaaaccTTCATTTAATGGCTGTTACAATAGGTCCACAAATGCCAGCGAAAAGGAGTGTACAATATTTTACATGAAGAGCCAAGATTTTTCAGCCTTAAAGGAATAGAATCAACTTGACTagtcatttaaaaacaatgtttCGTTTCAAGTATTACACCTGCTCAGAGAACACCAGCCAATTTTTGTGGCTTTACAGCCATATTTTTTTACTACTCTTTCACACAACAACCAAGTAACAGACTCACACAATCAAGAAAGAGAATGTGACTGACTACCTGATTATATGGGAGACCACAGTGAAACTAactacacaaagtaaacaaaccaaGCAGATACCttaacacccccaccccttggatttttttttccatttatagCATTAGTAACATCCCCCTACCTCAGAGTGAAGTGCTATTTTTAAATGGCATTGTTCCTAGTGATTTGTGCTACAAGTAAAAAAGTAAGCCTGTAAAATATAAGCTATATAATCACACTGAGAGGTCGCTCTGTTCAGCATTAGGAAGTCTCTTGCAGCAAGCTCAACCAATTGGTAGTCTActttcacctctctgtgtttattgtgtggggaagggagagcagcagcagagacttaATTAGCAGCTGCTGTTTAACTATATAGTCATAAATGGTTCCAAAAGTTAGTGTACATTCAGCTATGATGATTCAAGTGATTTGGAGATCCAGGTTTATTTTGAAGAAGCTAGGAGAGTTgcacaaaaatttttttttttttaattgacaattCCACTTCATGAGGAATATGTACAGGTCAGTTATGTTTGAATTCGGGACCGTCTCACCAGATTAAACTCTCTGAAAGAGCCGCTAGCCCTCTGCTTCTTTAAGTACCATAAAAGAACCCAGAAAGCTCTTATTAGGCCCAAGActaaagaaatgaaaaacaatttttaaggttAAGGATTTATCATACATTAGCTCCTTACCCATTTGACCCTGGCCATTTCAGATGATCTCACAGAACCCTCCAAACTCCCAGCAATCTGACTTCTGGCACCGGCTATTGCTCTAAGTCAGGGGTTTCCAAACTTGGTTCagggcttgttcagggtaagcccctgacgGGCcgtgagacgctttgtttacataagcatctgcaggtacggccacttgcagctcccagtgaccggccaatgggagctacggcaAGTGGTGGcccagcccacgccgcttcctgcagctcccattggccgggaacggagaaccacagccactgggagctgcgagcagctgGTTACCTGAGCGTCAGCAGGTACAAAAAgtgtctcatggcctgccaggggcttaccctgaacaagccacagaCCAAGTTCAGGAACCCCTACTCTAAGcattaaaggatttttttcctgGAAGTTTGGTTTTAGGCTTTAATTCAAATTTCACTTTTTAAGGCTGGAGCGGTCCCACAGACCTCTTGAGCTTCGAACACACTCAGTGATTGCAAGAGAGGCAGCTGGGTAGCAAACTAGACAGATCATAAAGCGAGTTAACATACTAAGATCTAGTAGTCTTTGGTTACAATTTTACTCATTGAAACAGGATAGTTTTGATAAGGGCAAAGCAATTTTAAACTTGGAATTCTTAAGTCAGAGTTCTTATTAAATTAACAATGTTCAGGTTCAGTTGCTTAAGCAAATAGATTTTTAATCTGAACCATATGCAGATGTCTCATCTTTCCATTACCACATATGTAATTAAATGTCTCAGAAATGTGCTTTCGTACATGTAAACATTTGCTTATCTATTAAGAAAGTAGTGTTGTATGCAACTCTTTGAGAAATAACACTTTTATGAAACTGGATTAcaaacctggaactgtgggattGTCAATTCAAAAGACCTGCTCATTATCTGGCCTGACGGCTCTGCCACTTTTAGTGTCATTGTAACGTAAGGATACTTAAGAGACCTGCAGCTGTCAGAGCTCACTGCCATTCCCAGTTTCCACTGAATATCTATAATCTGAAGAAAAGAGAGAGCAACCAAACAGTTTTTAAACACTTCCAATCAATCCTACTGACATTAAACTATACTATCAGTAATTAAGGCTACATTTAGtgatgggtatttttagtaaaagtcatggacagtaaacaaaaattcacggccagtgacctgtccatgacttgtactacaTACccctgacaaaaaaaaaaatgtaaggggggggtggggaagagaagagaggagaaggtGTGTAGTGTGCGTCCCAAGACCCCCGCTAGTGCTAGCTGGGGTGAGGGTGCAGTTGGTGGGGCTGGCAAGCTTCCTACCTGGCTCCACACTtgcctggaagcagcaacatcacactccctcagctcctaggcagagccagacagctctgtgcactgcctctgccccgagcgccagttctgcagctcccattggccgggaactgtggccaatgggagcagcggggGCAGTGCATGCAGGcggtgcgcagagctgcctggccacacctccacctaggaCCTGAGGGATGTCGCCACTTCCAGGGAGTTCACACCCCCCCTACCTGaagtaagcactgcccagagccctcatcccctcccgcaccctaacctcCAGCCccgagtcccctcccacacctaaactgctgctgctggtgggaggCCGTGGCCCGACGttgccccagcagcggctggcctgggggctgcccgagctgctcaaaagtcacagaatccatgacgaACTTGCAGCCTTATCAGTAATACATTAGCCCACCATCCTCTAGCTCACCCAGAAGTTGTGGGCTTGATGTAGGAGCTATTGAGTAAAATTCTGTGGTCTGTTTATTGATGGAGGTCAGACTAACAATCCCTTGTggcctaaagcagtggttctcaacctttccagactaatgTACCCCTTCTGGGAgattgatttgtcttgtgtacccctgagtttcacctcacttaaaaaaaaaaaaagaaatctacctgcttacaaaaatcagacaaacattcaaaggtgtcacagcacactattacagaaaaaatgcttactttctcacttaccataataaaatacattcattgaatataaatattgtacttacatttcaatgtatagtatatagagcagtataaacaaatcattgtatgaaattttagtttgcactgacttgctagtgctttttatgtagcgtgttgtaaaattaggcaaatatttagatgagttgatgtaccctctggaagatgTCTGCGTACTCCCAAGGGTACATGTACCTCTGGCTGAGACATCACTGGCCTCAAGTATCTATTAAACTATAGCTAAAACTGCAGAAAATGGAAGATAACGTTAAGAAATGTTGGATCATAAAGAGTCACCTACTGGATGCTCTAAACAAGACTAAATTCTTCCCTATCCTGACcccttaaatcagtggttctcaaccaggggtacatataTCCCtcagggtacacagaggtcttccagggggtacatcaactcatctaaatatttgcctagttttacaacaggctacataaaaagcactagcaagtcaatacaaactaaaatttcacacacacgacttatttatactgctctatatactatacaccgAAATAAAGTACAATGTTTACTGTAAATAAATCTTCTCCTTGGGCTGCCACCTTGACATGGTGGAGAAGCTTGCGTATACTTAAGATGCTAAGACCGATGCTGTTGGGAGTCCTGTACTTCTGGTAGGGTCACTCTTTGCAGTAAGGTCGAAGGCAAGGTACCAGACAAAGTGCAGCCCAACTCAATACAACCCAGTATAAGACCTCAATAGCAAAGTAGGCAGATGAAGCAGGATCACCTCTCAATGGCTGCAACGGAGGAGAAACCCCTGGTTGTCTCGGACTTCCTTGCCACAAGACACAGGTGCCTCTTCTGCCAAGATTTGTGTGGCTGTTGGTGCACTACGGCTCCCCCACATTAAACTACTCACATGCAGGCTTCTCTCACAGGaagagcttccccccacccccaatatttatattccaattttttatttgtatggttaaaaatgagaaaaagcaatttttcagtaatagtgtgctgtgacacttttgtatttttatgtctgattttgtaagcaagtagtttaagtgaggtgaaacttgggggtactcaagacaaatcagactcctgaaagggatacggtagtctagaaaggttgagagccactgccttaaaTAAACCTGGATCTCAACTgcagctccccttcctccccccaaaaagttgTTGTTCCGAAGTACTTTGTAGCCATGCAAACATAGCTTCAAAATTACTATATAGGACAcaatttcaggaaaaaaagggGCCCTGGAAAATTCAATAAGTCAGTGGGAGAGGCAAATACATCATCCATTTCTTCTACCATTCGGTAGCATTTATGGGTCCATTTTCATTTTAAGACTCTACCAGTCAGTCAGTACAATCAGGATTTAGGCACAGGTTTCCAGCTTGGCATTAAGCAGTTACATTTCACTTGCCCAGACAACAGGCTTTTTCCTGGCATAGCAGAGATCATCATCCGTCAATAGCCATAATTATAAATTTACAATTGCAAATTTTTGGTGAAGTTTGATTTGACTCAAGTTTCATAGATAAACACAAAttcaagaaaaaacattttcaactGTTTGTTGAATTGCTAGGCAATTACTATGAAGTCAGATTGTTATTTGAAAGAGGATTAGATTCAGATATTCAAAAGCATGGTTCTACTGACAACTCCAGGGTTCTAGTATCACTCAAGCttcactgattttatttttgattCTTAACAAAAACGGTTAAGGACACGTCTAGGTCTTCACAATTGTGTTGCAATGAAATGTTTCTTAAACAACATAAGCTCCAATAATTTAGCTGATACACATGACTGAAAGGCACTGGCATTAAAtcctaagggttttttttttaaaatgaacaaacacAACCAAAGATTAAGTCCTTAAAGAAGGGCAAGAGCAAAACCTACTTATGAGGTTGCTTATGGTGAGCTCTTAGtgctctgttgttgttgtttgtaagTATACAAGCAGGAACAGATTTTTCTGCTGCCAGTGCAATTTTTCATGGCAGGAGGATTTTACCCACCCATCTTTAATTGATAAAGAAAATCAGGGTAACATCACTCCTAAGCCCCTGATAAGAGGCACAAGACTGTATTCATGCCTATATGAAAACTTTTTGCTATGGCTGTATTCTTTGTAATCTTCATCAAGAATTTAGGAGCTAGAAGTATTCTTAGCTAACTCTAGACTTTCAGAAACACATGTTGAATTTTTTCAAATACTCAACTTGATCTATTCATGCATTAAAAGAGGCAgaattactgttttatttttatgcatGAAAGTCCATAACATGACCGTAACAGTTTTACATAAAGATCATGCATAAGTATTAATGTAAGAATTCACATCAGAATGTTTTGCTTAAGTACATGAATGTCAGAGCCTTATTGTGCTATACACTAAGTAAAATGTTAAACTCATGGAAGTTAAAATATTAAAGCTCCATTTTAACTCACTAACAACGATGAGAAGCGTAGTTTGAACAGACTGTCACTTGTATGAATAAGcagacaaactttttttttgtaattaaaagtGCCAAGTGTGTTTAGTGCCAGTCACTTCTTTCAAGGTATAAAACCTATATACAACTTTAAGTAGAAATCTATGTTGTCAGAATGAAAATGCAGTATTAATGGAAGTCTTCTAAACTTGTTGGAAAAATATTTGAACCACCTAGCTCTATATGTTTAGGCATTTGTAACTATTTGTAAGTATTAAGGGGAAACTAATATTAGCCAGGTCTAATCACAATGGGCAGGCATCCAACGGTCCATTAAATATATTGTTTGCCACTTTTGCAGCAGCATCCACCATGAAGTAGACATTTTTGGAAAGTTAATGTGATTGAATCAGAAGTCTGAGCTAGTTACCTGTCCCACTGTGGCCATATTTTTAGCATCTTCTGACATAATGATAGATTTGCCCTGTTCATTCCATATATGGCGAATAACCTGAACTGCATGTTTTGGCAGCATACTGATTACATTACCCAGACCAGTGGAGAGTTCTTCTGCAGAGAGGTTGTTTTTGGCTGCTGTGCTGTagataaatttaaaaacaaacaaacaatttgtaGGTTTTTGTAAGAGTGATGTTCAAGAAATCCacggtttttttaaaataggcaaaCATTTCCATTAATGTTCTGTTCATTAATATTATTTTACATAGTAATTGTGTAATTCAACCTACACACTCTTTTCGCAAAGGATTTTACTTAATTTCCCCCAAAGTAAACTGTGCTAAGAATTTGCATGCAAGGTCCCCACAAGGGAgcaatttccttttatttatgtaTACCCCATATATTTAATATTCATAAATATTCTAAGTGGAAAAACAGACTAGTTTCTGATttatgaatttaaaaaattgagTTAATACAAGTCTGCAAGCCCCTTTAGATCCTCTCAAAGTActcaaagtcaaaattttctggcTCCTCCTCCGCTTTAATTTATACCTTTCCACCTTTTatgatcccctccccccccacctttttttattctttaaagaaagaataaaattaagAAGTATAGGGAGGATGGGTTCTGGCTTACCTGAATAAAAAGGAAACAACATTAATTATCTTTGCTAGGTCAGCAACGTTCATTTCAACTCCAGCTGTTTGAAATCTCTAGAAACACAAACAAATGTAAGTCTTAGAAACATTCTGTAATTCACGTGACATGCTATATACAATGAATGTAAGTGATTTGCTTTTGGATGACCACTAATCATAACTTACCTGGCATAGTTCTACTGTATTTACACCTGGGATCTGACAGTGAAGATGCTGAATAATTCGCtcacactgcaaagaaaaagttACATGGACAATAACTAGtgaaattattaaaatatcatgctttaaaaatatctgtACAGTGGGTGTACACCTGGAGTCATGTGGTTTCAATACACAGTGGCCAAGCGAAGAAGCCTATTGTGGCAATATACAAATAGTGTGCTACACCACTTTACACATATACTAAGTGAAAAGGAAAAAGATGTATTAAGTCAGTAGCTGCTGCTAAAACTACATTTAAATACCATCAAACACACaagagtggaaaaaaaaaatgttcaaaccACTAGCCTACCTGCTTTGCACTGCTTACAACACACAGCTGCAACTAGTGATACAATTCAGCCCTAAGGGTGCATTTTCCAATGATTTAATAGAAAACATGAAAGGGACTGTTTGCCAGCCTAGCTGTTCCTGTGTGTACTACTCAAAAGCAAAATCAGTATTttctaaaaatacaaaattgaCTTAATCCCACTAATCACTAGAGGATGTGGTCCACTAAGGCAAAGGTGGGGAACATTACTATTACCCTATCAGGGAAATTTTTACTCAAACAGCTAGTAACATAACCATCACTTCAAACATTTTACAATACACAAAAGCATAAGAGCTAAATATAGAAATATTACTTACTAGCTCAGCAAATAGATCCTTAGGTATTAGTTTAATAATATCAGCAGTACTaccaaaatctaaaaaaaaaaaaaaaaaaaaaaaaaaaaaattagctgtgtgcccttaaataaaaaaaaaaatcctctcagcTCATGGGAAGGCTCTCAGCTCATCCCCTCCGCACTGACAGGGtttgcattttaaacaaaatctttgGTCAAGATCCAGGAGTTTATTGCCAGATTTCTGCTTCATGAACAAAAACTAAACCTATTAAAAATACCTAATGACTGCATTAAAGGTAAATTTTAACAATTGAATCCATAGagacatagattttaaggtcagaaagaaCCATTATGATCTCTagactgacttcctgcataactcTCAGAACATTATCTGGTATTTCTACATTAAGTCAATACCTTATATTTGAGctacagcactttaaaaaaaaaaaaaatcagtcctaattgacaggtttcagagtaacagccgtgttagtctgtattcgtaaaaagaaaaaagaaaaggagtacttgtggcaccttagagactaaccagtttatttgagcatgagctttcgtgagctacagctcacttcatcggatgcatacagtggaaaaatatagtggggagattttatatacacagagaacatgaaacaatgggcgttaccatacagactgtaacaagagtgaccggGAAAggcgagctattaccagcagagagcaggggaaaccttttgtagtgataatcaaggtgggccatttccagcactttaaaagaacagtaggaggggaaataaacaaggagaaatagttttactttgtgtaatgacacatccactcccagtctttgttcaagcctaaattaattgtatccagtttgcaacttaattccaattcagcagtctctccttagagtctgtttttttgttgaagaattgccacttttagctctataatcgagtgaccagagagactgaagtgttctccgactggtttttgaacgttataattcttgacgtctgatttgtgtccatttattcttttacgtagagactgtccagtttgaccaatgtacatggcagagcggcattgctggcacatgatggcatatatcacattggtagaggtgcaggtgaacgagcctctgatagtgtcgttgatgtgattaggccctatgatggtgtcctctgaacagatatgtggacacagttggcaacgggctttgttgcaaggataggttcctgggttagtatttttgttgtgtggtgtgcggttgctggtgagtatttgcttcaggttggggggctgtctgtaggcaaggactggcctgtcgcccaagatctgtgagagtgatgggtcgtccttcaggataggttgtagatccttgatgatgcgttggagaggttttagttgggggctgaaggtgatggctagtggcgttctgttattttcttcattgggcctgtcctgtagtacgtaacttctgggtactcttctggctctgtcaatctgtttcttcacttcagcaggtgggtattgtagttgtaagatagagatcttgtaggtgtttgtctctgtctgaggggttggagcaaatgtggttgtatcctggagcttggctgtagacaatggatcgtgtggtgtgatctggatgaaagctagaggcatataggtaagtatagcggtcagtaggtttccagtatagggtttccatcatagggcctaatcacatcagccacactatcagagggtcgttcacctgcacatctaccaatgtgatataaatGCCattctgtgccagcaatgcccctctgccctgtacattgaccaaactggacagtctctacgtaaaagaataaatggacacaaatcagacatcaagaattataacgttcaaaaaccagtcggagaacacttcagtctctctggtcactcgattatagagctaaaagtggcaattcttcaacaaaaaaacagactctaaggagagactgctgaattggaattaagttgcaaactggatacaattaatttaggcttgaacaaagactgggagtggatgtgtcattacacaaagtaaaactatttctccttgtttatttcccctcctactgttcttttaaagtgctggaaatggcccaccttgattatcactacaaaaggtttcccccacccctgctctcctgctgctaatagctcacctttcttgGTCACTCTTGTtgcagtctgtatggtaacacccattgttttatgttctctgtgtatataaatctccccactatattttccactgtatgcatcccatgaagtgagctgtagctcacgaaagctgctgctctaataaatgttagcctttaaggtgccacaagtactcgttttctttttgcagatacagactaacccagccGCTATTCTGAAACGACTCACTGTTAAAAACCTGAAtccaaaaatgttcagtttcttCCAAGAAGTGATACCACGTAACGGCAGGCCTCGGCCCTCTCTTAGGGTGTCAGCAAAGCTCAGAGATAGTCCTGTGTGTGTACACGCAACTCCAGACCCATCTCCACCTTGtgtcccaccaccaccccctccatGTACCGCCCTAACTCCCTCCCCATTGCCCCCATATagcacccccctgcccttccctgttgcctcacccactcctcccccccgTGCCCCATCAATCTCTTCCTAGCCAACACCCCACCTCCACCCGTCCATCCATGGGCCCCTCCAGCCCCGCCCTCTCACCACAGGGCTCCAAGGACGGCGCGCCCACCACGGCAGCTCCGGCAGCCATCCTCCCGCCAGCCACCCGGTGACCCCGTCAGGCTGCTTCCGCTAACAACACCCGCGAGCGGCCACCCTCATTGGTTAGCAACTACAGACTCACCCTCCGCTGTCCAATCATCAGTCGGCTATCTTCCGCCACACTTCACGCTTATTGGCTGCTGGGCCCGTGGGCCGCCCCGCTCCCGAGCTCTCACTGGTTGCTCATTATGGCGTTGAAATCAAGCGCCAGGGGGTGGGGTCGGCGCCAATCACGCGACTCCGTCGGAGGTGATCGCGCGGAGCTAGGCGCCCAGGGCGCTTGTCCGGCCTCAGCGGTTTGTGTGCGTCTAGCTCAGCGAGCCGCTGACTCAGCCTGTCTCGCGCGGCGCATGGCCTGAACCTCCTCGCGGGCTGCCGCTCTGTGTCCTTGATCTGTGACGTCTTCCCTTTCCGGCGGCGTTCCCGGAGTGAAAGGgcatttcttcccccccccccccccccacgtttaaaacctgttgcatgagactccagATTTCAGTCGGTACAGTCACTAAATCAAAAGGGATCGGAGAGGTACTTAgttgcagccgatgaagtgagctgtagctcacgaaagcttatgctcaaataaattggttagtctttaaggtgccactagtactcctttttgcaagcacagactaacatggctgctactctgaaaccttagtacATATGCTACATGTAGGGGCTGTCGCCGGGCTCCGTCCTGCAGCAGAATACTTTCTTCGTCTTGCCGTGGTGTGGCTGCTTGGTGTGGCGACGCGATGCTGTGTGGCACAGTCAAATCACAGCACAGTTTGATGCACCGGGGGGCATGTTGGTGTCACGAAGCTGCATCAGTGTCAAACCGAATTTTGGGACCCTTAAAATCAGTCACGCCTGGCCTACAGGATATACGGAAGACCTACCccaattcacaaaaagaaaaggaggacttgtggcaccttagagactaaccaatttatttgagcatgagctttcgtgagctacagctcacttcatcggatgcatactgtggaaattgcagaagacattatatacacagagaccatgaaacaatacctcctcccaccccactctcctgctggtactagcttatctaaagtgatcatcaagttgggccatttccagcacaaatccaggttttctcaccctccgcccccccacagacaaactcactctcttgctggtaatagcccatcaaaagtgaccactgtcttcacaatgtgtatgataatcaaggtgggccatttcctgcagaaatccaggttctctcaccccctcacccccctccaaaaaccacacacacaaactcactctcctgctggtaatagcctatccaaagtgaccactctccttacaacctgcatgaaaatcaaagtggggcatttccagcacaaatccaggttttctcactcccccacccccatacacacacaaactcactctcctgctggtaatagctcatccgaagtgaccactccccctacaatgtgcatgataatcaaggtgggccatttccagcacaaatctaggttttctcaccaccccccgcccccaacacacacacaaactcactctcctgctggcaatagctcatccaaactgaccactctccccacactgtgcatgacaatcaaggtgggccacttccagcataaatccaagtttaaccagaacgtcgggggggggggggggggaggaaaaaacaagtgccgctgatctgaaggtatacattgtccccaaatgtaaaatagttatgggtaaggacaaagtcacaaagttcagacaccaggttagccgtgacattttcggggatag is a genomic window of Natator depressus isolate rNatDep1 chromosome 1, rNatDep2.hap1, whole genome shotgun sequence containing:
- the COMMD6 gene encoding COMM domain-containing protein 6 isoform X2: MAAGAAVVGAPSLEPCDFGSTADIIKLIPKDLFAELCERIIQHLHCQIPGVNTVELCQRFQTAGVEMNVADLAKIINVVSFLFSTAAKNNLSAEELSTGLGNVISMLPKHAVQVIRHIWNEQGKSIIMSEDAKNMATVGQIIDIQWKLGMAVSSDSCRSLKLFLLFNSRSYVLYINSAMWKHP
- the COMMD6 gene encoding COMM domain-containing protein 6 isoform X1; this encodes MAAGAAVVGAPSLEPCDFGSTADIIKLIPKDLFAELCERIIQHLHCQIPGVNTVELCQRFQTAGVEMNVADLAKIINVVSFLFSTAAKNNLSAEELSTGLGNVISMLPKHAVQVIRHIWNEQGKSIIMSEDAKNMATVGQIIDIQWKLGMAVSSDSCRSLKYPYVTMTLKVAEPSGQIMSRSFELTIPQFQDFFRHFKEMAAVLETV
- the COMMD6 gene encoding COMM domain-containing protein 6 isoform X3, whose product is MNVADLAKIINVVSFLFSTAAKNNLSAEELSTGLGNVISMLPKHAVQVIRHIWNEQGKSIIMSEDAKNMATVGQIIDIQWKLGMAVSSDSCRSLKYPYVTMTLKVAEPSGQIMSRSFELTIPQFQDFFRHFKEMAAVLETV